From Methanobrevibacter ruminantium:
AATCGCTCATTTAGGAATTCTGTTACATTCACTACAATTGATCTGCAGTTTGTGCATGTGAATATTTCCACATCTGAAAATTCCATTCCTCTAGGAACATCCCTAATGTCCATTGAGTTTTCATAATCAAAATCATCAAAGTGATAATCCTTGGAAATGTCTTCAAGCAATTTAACCAAAACATTGTCAATATTGGTTACTCCTTTTGAAATGTTATGAACATCCCTATCAATGATTTCAGAAGCTATTTCCAATGTCTTGATCTTATTGAATGATTCAAATGCCTCTTCCCTTTCCACATAATCGATTGCATATGTAGGACAGGAATGCATACATTCCTCACATCTTGCGCAATATGCTGGGTCAATGAAAGGCAACTTATTGGTTTTTCCGACATTGATTGCACCTTTGGAAGGGCAAATCCTTGTACAAGTCATACAGCCAATACATTCATCCTGGTCAATGCAGAGAGTTTTACCTTCCTTTACGGTTTTAGGAAGCAATTCCCCATACTTAATTGCATCAGTAGGGCAGTGCCTAAAGCAATATCCGCAACGAATGCACTTATCCTCATCTATTTCACTATGAACTTCCTCTCCACCAGAAGACCTTAAATGGATAGCTCCAGACTTGCATGCATTTACACATGCACCACAAGCTCTACAGAGCTTTTTGTTGATGTTTGGAACATTTTCACGAATCGGATCCGCTAAAGTCTTCTTAATGTGAATAGCATCATAAGGACATGCATTGGTACATAAGACACAACCAAAACAGTGTTCATCCAATTTAATGAACTTGGTGTTTGCATCTTGATAAACAGCATCAATCGGACAGACATTCAAGCATGGCTTGTCCATACAATTGATACATTTCTCATTATCAATCTCATACTCTATATGAACATCTCTTAATGGTCTTGGAATAGGGTCAAAAGTTACCATATTAAGCCCTCCTTTCTGCTAATTGAGAAGCCTTTACAGAAATGTGAATAACTTCCTCATCAGTATCATTAGTATCTAAATTAAATTTAGCCAAGAAATATTTGATGACACCAAATGGACAGGTTTGATAACAAATACTGCATCTTAAACATTTTTCCTTATCTCTTACAATGGTATCTTCATCACTGTCAAATGAAATGGCCCCAGTTGGACAGTCTGGAATGCACATTTGACATTTCTTACAGTTGTCTGCATCCCAAGTTATAATTCTAATCTTCAATCTATTGATGGCATCTTCCAATACTTCATGAACCACTTCTTCATCATTTAGAATGGTTAGTGACTTGTCAAATATTGGTTTGAAATCCAATTCATCTAAAAATAGCTTGTCAGTGCCTAAATTAATCAAGTCATCCTGCTTGGATTCAATGTATTCCTCTAATGTGCTTACTGCCAAATTAATGATTTTCTTTTGCTCTTCAAGATTGTTTACAAAGACTCCTCTCATTGCTCCTTTTACAGGACAGGTCTCTAAACATTTTCCGCATGAAATACATTTGGATTGGTTGACAACAACCCTATCATCAATCTCTTCTATTGCTCCAACTTCACAGGCATCCATACACTTATGGCATCTGATACATAAATAATCGTCCACAATGTATTTTCTCTTTGAAGGGATGATATTGAACTCTTCACGAATGAAATGGTTTTCACCACATTCCAATGTTTTTGGAGTTGAAGGGCAGACTTCTGCACAGAAACCGCATCTGATACAAGCAGCTTTATTAATTACTGGATAAATCAAACCAATGGATTCCTCATTGTCTGAATCCCTAACCAATTTGATTGCATTTGGTGATGGGCAAGATGCAGTGCAGCTTCCACAACCAATACAATTTTCCTTGATCACTTCAGGAAAATCCCGGAATCTGTCTGGCTTGTGTGCTATGTCTTCCTTGGATTTTGCATCGAAAAATCCATCAATCCAGGTTTTTCGAGCAAATTCATAAATATACCAAATAAGTGAGGACATTTCATTTCACCTCGAAGAAGTCTTTTACAGTAGATTTGCCAGTATCAACATCAGTTATAGCCACTCTTTCAGTACATGCTATGCAAGGATCTGATGACGCATAAGTAGCTACTGCATCAGCAACTGTTGCTACATCCTTAAGCATGTATTTTGCACAGGAGTCAATATTCATGATACTTGGAGTTCTGATTGAAATGCGCTTAATCAAATCTCCATTGGTTTCAGCCATATATCTTACTTCTCCACGAGGGGCTTCATTTCTCCATTCCCCGTATCCTGATGGAATGTCTACAGGAGTTCTTATATTTCCTTTAGGCATATTTTCAATTGCCTGTTTTACTAAATCAATAGATTGCTCCACTTCATAAAGCCTATTCAATGTACGGGCATAGTTATCTCCCTCTTTTCTCCAAATAGGCTTGAAGTCAAAATAATCACGATAAGTATAATGCTCTTCTCTTAAGTCATGCTTAAGACCAGAAGCTCTTCCAATAGGTCCTACAGCATGTCCTTTAATAGCTTCCTCTTTAGTCATCACTCCAACGCCTTTTGCCCTTAATGCAACGATTGGAGCCTCTTCAAATAATGCTATATGCCTATCAAAGCCATCTTCAATTTTCTTTAAGTTATCGAGTATTGCATTGAAATGGCGCTCATCAGCATCCATTCTGACTCCACCGACAACATTCCATCCTAAATTGACTCTATTTCCAGTTAACAATTCAAGAGAATCCATTGCATATTCCCTTAATGCTAAAACATGCATAAACAATGTCTCATGGTCAAGAGTCTTGAAGAATGTTGAATTTGCAAGCAAGTGGGATTGGATCCTGTCCAATTCATTTGTAATTACCCTTAAGTATTGGGCTCTTATAGGCGCTTGAACTCCAGAAATTGATTCTAAAGTTTCTGCAAAGGTTTGTGTGTGTTCGTATGAACAGATACCACAGATTCTTTCAGATAAGTAAATGCATTTTTGCCAGGCCTTGCCTTCCATAATCTTTTCAATACCTCTATGAACATAACCATAATCGATCTCAGCTTTAATAACCTTTTCACCTTCAGTTTTAAGTTTAAGTCTTAAAGGTTCTTTTAAACCTGGATGAATTGGTCCAATTGGTAATATCATAATATCTGACTCCTATTTACTTATCTAATTTTCATAAATCAACAATAAATATAATTTTTACAATAATATAATTCAAATAAATATATTTAATCTTCCCTAGCGTCTTGAGCTCTTCCTTTAGCTGCAAGAGCACCAGGAGCAACAGTTAAAACTGCCTCTAAAATTTCACTTGGCCTTGGAGGACAACCTGGAATAGCTGCATCCACAGGTATGAAGTCTGAAACAGGAGCAAGAACTCTTCCTCCCTCTTGAGCAAAGACATCTCCAGACTGTGGACAGTTTCCAACAGCCACTACAATCTTAGGTTCTGGAGTTTTTGCATAAATCCTTCTTAAATTGTCTCTCCATTGTTCTGTAACTGCACCAGTCACTAAAAGAACATCCGCTTCACGAGGATTATTGTGAACGTAAATTCCATACTGTTCAAGATCGTATCTTGGTGAAAGGAGTGCAACGAGCTCTACATCACATCCATTACATCCTCCACAGTTTACAATACAAACATGAATTGAACTTTTTCTCACAATATCTTTAAGTTTTTTAAGCATTTCAATTACCTTAAATCTCGTTCTTTATAATAATTTTATAAATATAATCTTTCAAATTATTCTCTCAATAATTCAACTATTTGTGCTCTACCTTCTTCTAAAGCATCCTCATACTTTTTGCCATGCTTTACTATATCTTTGGTTAATTGGTGGCAGATTCTATCAGCATCTTCATCAGATATTAGTTTAGCAACATCACTTAACCAGTAAAGCCTTAAATCAAGATGCATTTGCCTTTTTATCTTTTCCCTATTTGCTATTTCAAAGGTAGCATGCATATTTTCCAAATCACTCATATCAAAGCGATTCATAAGAATATCTTCAAATTCATCTTTAGAAATTCCAAATTCTTCAGACAATGGAATAGTAATGTCCTTTTCCCATTTAAAACTATGAAGAACTCTTAATTTCATCATTTCATATTTTTCTTCACTATTCATATAAATCACCATATAAATGATTTGATTTTAAATTTAACTACTTAATTTTAATATTTCTAATTAAAATAATACTCCTGATGTTGAAATCCAGACTATTGCTGCAATAAGAATACCTATTGCAGTTTCCTTACGACCATAACCTGGCCTTCTT
This genomic window contains:
- a CDS encoding 4Fe-4S binding protein codes for the protein MVTFDPIPRPLRDVHIEYEIDNEKCINCMDKPCLNVCPIDAVYQDANTKFIKLDEHCFGCVLCTNACPYDAIHIKKTLADPIRENVPNINKKLCRACGACVNACKSGAIHLRSSGGEEVHSEIDEDKCIRCGYCFRHCPTDAIKYGELLPKTVKEGKTLCIDQDECIGCMTCTRICPSKGAINVGKTNKLPFIDPAYCARCEECMHSCPTYAIDYVEREEAFESFNKIKTLEIASEIIDRDVHNISKGVTNIDNVLVKLLEDISKDYHFDDFDYENSMDIRDVPRGMEFSDVEIFTCTNCRSIVVNVTEFLNERLNAQIKKDLDVVKVLDLVEFFPPALGIEVVEENCISCGLCRDVCPTESIRLNGPNPIVIDTDNSCVYCGLCAESCNFEAIKLKEEFFTNRNHEIFFIKRDLRGRRNGTVEINHHACQLCEVCVKNCPVDALSVEDGKVVVNHDDCISCRNCEGICPLNAARVSTIWQFL
- a CDS encoding 4Fe-4S binding protein; its protein translation is MSSLIWYIYEFARKTWIDGFFDAKSKEDIAHKPDRFRDFPEVIKENCIGCGSCTASCPSPNAIKLVRDSDNEESIGLIYPVINKAACIRCGFCAEVCPSTPKTLECGENHFIREEFNIIPSKRKYIVDDYLCIRCHKCMDACEVGAIEEIDDRVVVNQSKCISCGKCLETCPVKGAMRGVFVNNLEEQKKIINLAVSTLEEYIESKQDDLINLGTDKLFLDELDFKPIFDKSLTILNDEEVVHEVLEDAINRLKIRIITWDADNCKKCQMCIPDCPTGAISFDSDEDTIVRDKEKCLRCSICYQTCPFGVIKYFLAKFNLDTNDTDEEVIHISVKASQLAERRA
- a CDS encoding hydrogenase large subunit; this translates as MILPIGPIHPGLKEPLRLKLKTEGEKVIKAEIDYGYVHRGIEKIMEGKAWQKCIYLSERICGICSYEHTQTFAETLESISGVQAPIRAQYLRVITNELDRIQSHLLANSTFFKTLDHETLFMHVLALREYAMDSLELLTGNRVNLGWNVVGGVRMDADERHFNAILDNLKKIEDGFDRHIALFEEAPIVALRAKGVGVMTKEEAIKGHAVGPIGRASGLKHDLREEHYTYRDYFDFKPIWRKEGDNYARTLNRLYEVEQSIDLVKQAIENMPKGNIRTPVDIPSGYGEWRNEAPRGEVRYMAETNGDLIKRISIRTPSIMNIDSCAKYMLKDVATVADAVATYASSDPCIACTERVAITDVDTGKSTVKDFFEVK
- a CDS encoding NADH-quinone oxidoreductase subunit B family protein encodes the protein MLKKLKDIVRKSSIHVCIVNCGGCNGCDVELVALLSPRYDLEQYGIYVHNNPREADVLLVTGAVTEQWRDNLRRIYAKTPEPKIVVAVGNCPQSGDVFAQEGGRVLAPVSDFIPVDAAIPGCPPRPSEILEAVLTVAPGALAAKGRAQDARED
- a CDS encoding DUF1959 domain-containing protein — encoded protein: MNSEEKYEMMKLRVLHSFKWEKDITIPLSEEFGISKDEFEDILMNRFDMSDLENMHATFEIANREKIKRQMHLDLRLYWLSDVAKLISDEDADRICHQLTKDIVKHGKKYEDALEEGRAQIVELLRE